The sequence below is a genomic window from Tachysurus vachellii isolate PV-2020 chromosome 2, HZAU_Pvac_v1, whole genome shotgun sequence.
CTGATTAGGTTTAAGTTTGATTTACTTGTGGGTCACTTTAGAGGGGACATGCACAAAAATGTATCCAAATTTGAAACCAAATGGGATACTAAACCTCAAACCTTTTAATGTGGTAAAATGGTTTGCCAAGTGAGTGATGAACCCAGAGTTAATGCTAAATTCATCTTAACAATACAAACATTAATTTTTTGCTTATCCTTCGGCTATGAAACTAAGAATATGATGTAGAATGTAGAATGCTGTGCGATGTGCAAGtgttaatttttacttttacataaGAAATTGTAATTGAAATCCTAATGATCTCTGATTATCTGTTTATAGCCCTGATTTTTGACGGTACCACAAATCCTGTTCATCCCAACACCATTGGATGTATTGATCCTCACTGTCAAGTAGCAGACGTGATCAAAGGTTACATATACATGTTTTCCTGACCTGATATTGTATTACatagattttatattataaataatttaacaatACTTTTTCACATGCAGATGCCTATGAGAGTGCCAAGATGctctgtgaccagtactacctcAGCTCCCCAGACCTGGTGCTGCAAGAACAGAACAGTAAGTAGAGAGATTACAATGTGCTTTTACCCAGAATCTGACCATTACATAATTGTTCTCTACAGGTTACATAACAGGCCAATAAATTCCAGCATGTTTGTTCACTCAGCCAGTGCTGCTAATTAGGACTTATGTACTTATTGGATACTTTCATAGATTCATAAATAATTGCTCAACTGTCtctgatgtgtgcagtgtttgtgGCGATATTGACACTGTCAGTAAACTTTAACTCATGCAGGAATAATGATCCTTAGAACGTGTTCCATTTCTGTCTTGCAGCTAACAACATGAACATGCAAATTAGCATAGTGTACGTGCCTTCTCATCTCTACCATATGCTGTTTGAGTTATTCAAGGTGAGCACAACCTCTTCTCATACTAATCACTGCATCTACGTCATTTGCATAACGATGGCTCAGTGTTGCCATGGCGATGTTTTTCTTTCCATAGAATGCTATGAGGGCAACTATTGAAAACCATAAAGAAGGCTCCAATCTTCCACCTATTGAAGTTATGGTAGCTATTGGAGGAGAGGACCTTTCCATCAAGGTCAGTCTACTCTGacagattataaataataatgtttaaagcTTCTTTTCAGAGCTGGTTTGGTCTTGCAAATTCATACTTACCTTTGATACACTCAAACTCTTATTGTTATTCTTACATACAATTAGATGTGTGTAATTTGGAATTAAGAGTCCATTAACCTAGTGGCACAGTAACCCATGCCCGCTCTGAGTGGCTCTTAACTAACTGCAATCGAATCGATGCACGCTGACACATTTGTAGTGCTGGGTTCCTCTCACCCTCCTGATCTGGCTGATTCAGTCTTTTGTTTGGAGGTTCTGCTCTCATGATTCATTCTCTGTTGCTGTagataaaatatctaaatatatatctaaatatttatagctaaatataaatctgcatctggatttctgtaaagttgcgTTGTGACAATGTATGTTGTTTAAAGCAACTGAATTGCTGAACATCTTACATTAGTGGCCTTTTTCTCTTGTTTATATATAGTGTCTGTTATGTGTCTATCTTGATATTATCTGTTCCTTgatattatttttgtgttgaCACTTTATATTTCCTTGTCActttctctgtatgtctgtagaTGTCTGACAGGGGTGGTGGAGTCCCGTTCAGGAAGATGGAGAATCTTTTCAGTTACATGTATTCAACAGCCCCGACTCCTCAGATTGGCCAGCATAGAACTCCTCTGGTGAGACAGTATCCtctttacagtttttatttctgaGTTCCTGACACAAAGAAAGTTTCACAGTGTTTCAAAACCTTAACAGACAGGCTATGGTTAACAGGGAGTGAAATATGTGTACTCACTGACATTTATATCACCCATCAGCACTCTGTTAGCTCTGTTATTTACAGCATGTAGTGAATTAGTGCATGGTATATGGCACTGAATGCTGCTCTTGCTTTGTCAACAGGCTGGCTTTGGCTATGGGCTGCCAATCACTCGCCTCTATGCAAAGTATTTCCAGGGAGACCTCCAGCTGTACTCTATGGAGGGTTATGGCACTGATGCTGTTATTCACCTGAGGGTACGTGTCATTCTgttaatctaaaataaaaaaatattggtcCATGGCTAGATGACCAGCAGTTAGAACAACTTGTTTTTAATTTGATATCTTCTATGAATCAACCTTAATCCTTTGGTTTTTCTAACCTCTAAATCTCATCTTAGTGGTCCTTCCAGGATTTTGCAATATTTGAGAAATTAAGGAAAAATCAAGTGAACTTTGTAGATTTCAGTAAAGCAAGCAATTTTTAAAACTGCTAATTTTCCGAGGATTTGGGCCGAGACGCATCATGTGACTGCACATCTTCGAATCATGTGTGTCAAACATGAGTACATCGGTCACAGAAAGCATTTAGGTATACATCTTGATTGGTAGTAGTTTAAAGAAGAATCCTTTGCTTGATTTTCACCAGTTGAAGAAgttttccaaaacaaaaaacactaccTCTGCAAGAAAAATCCCATTTCTCAGCATGCCTTTTGAATGTTCTCTGTATTATTTTCAGCATTAGAAAGTCAAAAACTTGGTTTTAGTTGAAAAGTAATAATGACACTATCCTACCTCCCCATGTAAAACCAATCCAAATACGGCTGAAACCTGCATGTATCAATAATATggtgggggttttttttgtccCCTTCAGGCTTTATCCACTGACTCTGTGGAAAGGCTTCCGGTGTATAACAAGACAGCTCTGCGGAACTACAAAGTAAGCCAGGGAGCAGATGACTGGTGTGTGCCAAGCAGAGAGCCGCTGGACCTGGCAGTATTCCGGCTGGCCAAATGAAGACCTTCTGCTTGTCTGGAGTCTCCTGGCTCCAAGTAAAGACAGTCCTTGCATTAGAGTTCTCACATGGGGACCAGAGAGAGCAATATGGCGTCTGCTTGAAGCCAGATACTCAACACTTCAGCCTTATGGTGTCTATCGTTTTACTAGTTAATGCATGTAATGGCTTTACATCTGCACCATAATCAACCCATGATTAGTTTTTGTGGTTTgcaaaaatcttttttccacAGTGTTACTTGTAGACCAAGCATGCGTGAGTTGAGTATCataacaaagccaaaaacggtcAAAGATTACAGCGTTCTCTTAGTAAAGGTGGAGTATCACAGTGTAGGAGAGCCTGAGCTGGAAAGTTGTTAGTGTGTAGGTGGAGGGCAGCACGATCTTCCAGGGCAGATGGTGGAGTCAGTGTGTAGGATCAGGCAGGAGCATAGCAACTTCATTGGTGCCATGAGAGAAAGGGCCAAAgtgagttgttgttgttggaagTCGAATAAGAATAATACAGCGAATTTGTAGAAGAGTACATAAGCAGATCTCAGTGTTGAGTTATAACATATTATCATCTGAGGTTAATGCAGTCGTGACAGGGAGTATTTCGTAGAACATCCATCTTCCATATCACAGATGATGAAGAAAAGTGGACCATATTTAGAGACCAGAATTGAAAACCTATGGGTTCATGAATCATCTCAGTGATGTGACATGATTACATTACAAaatcaggaagaaaaaaacactgatgcaACAGTGTTTACTGAGAAATCTGACTAACGGACATAGGAGTGTAATGCAATGGTTGATTCCATAACTAAGGTtttgaacatttctgttttaaaattttCACAACCATTGTCTCTTTGCTATTGAGTTCAATCAATATGTATTCTCGCTTACATATTACACTGATATATTGTATTCTTAATTGTTGTATGTATGGCCAGTTTACAAAAAGATATTCTTCcaattttgaacattttctgtGCCTCAACTTTTGGAAGTGTCTTTACTGTATTAAACAAACCAGCCGTTCTGAACTTGAACCATGCAGCCCTTAAGTATTCTTTGTTATTTCTATCATGTTTGCTTACCTTTTATATGAGCCTATTAACTTCATGTCTGaatgtgttatatttttatgataAAATCTATTTTCCATTGTATGcataatgtatgtaaatataatggAAATAAACATGACATTTCATTGCATATCCCTGCATTACATGTCCCTTTccatttctttaattatttttgcttcAGTGTCATAAACCATGTTATCTGATCCTAGTGAGCATGTTGCCAGCGGGCTATGGGGTGAACTTTATAAAGTGAGGCTTTAGTATCAGAACAATTCTTTAAGAAAAAACCATAATAGCATCTACATGCTGGCCTTTTGCCCACTCAGTCAAAGGTTACATACTTGTGCAGTAAACAACTTCCTATGAAAGGTTACAGCTGGACAGAGAGGATACATGCTGACTTGTTCTGGAGTGACTAAATGGAATATAAACACAGATTAGGCCTCAGAatagataaaaagaaaagcagcaggCTTCAGTGAGGTGAAGTTATCTGAAATTctgttattatttcttattatgaaTTTAACCTCTTAGTGTTAGCCGGTTATTCTGAAGGCCAATTTCCAcgacattttttcttttactcttGTTTTTTGTCCTCTGTTAACATGTTTATAAGTCAACATAAGTCATATAAGTCACATAAGACTGGAAGGACTTCATATATAAAGGCACAAATAATTGGACATCAACATGCTTTCAAAGCCAAAAGTAAGTTTTATGACAAATTTGCTCAACACGGTGATCAAAATGACTAGAAATGAGATTCTACATGCTTTTGAAAATCTCTGAAACTGCACTGGATCGTCACTATTTAGAGCAAAATCCTATATAGGTATTCAGGATTGAGATGAGAATATATTAGTAGCAATGACTGTGAAGGCCATAAGTTAGTGTGTGATTCACATCATTTTTCATTCTCATCAAATGATTCAGTGACCTGGACTTTATTCTATCATCCTAAAGAAACAACTCCTATTACAATAGAAATGTTGCATGGCAGGATAAATCTAACAGTCAGAATAACATGTATTGATTAGGACAGACTCCTCTCAGAGCATGAGTAAACCTGAGAGCTATTTTAAAAGCACACAGTCATCTCACTTTACAGTACATGGTACACAGTGCAATATATCACTACTGCTGTTCTGCATGTGGCTGGTTTACTGAGAAGACCTGAACCTTGAATATACAGTAAAGCGATAATACAATACTAATATGCACTaatataattcatttcttttttcttttctttttttttctgctagtGTGAATTTGTGTCAATGGATTTTGTTGCAAATTATCAACACTGATATGAAATGGCATAGGACACATGCAACTCTATAATATTTTTTCCAGAAGAGGGCCTTGTGTGTTCCTATTTTTCAAGAACAGGATGGTGTGAAAATGGCAGAGATGTGCAAGAACAGAAGAGAATTGCAGCCAGTTTCTGGAAATCTTCAGGGGAAAAGAACAGCTCTTCACCATAAACAGTGGAGTGTGCAGTGGAAAGTGCAGAGGTGTTAGACGTGTGCTCCCTGCAGCCACCTCTAATCTGTTTGTCATAGGCCgtgttctctctgtgtgaaATGCCTTGCATATCTCTGTTTACTGTGCTCAGGCGGACTGTTAAAGATTCTCTCATACGCATGTTCTCTCTGTCACATTATTATTGCCTGCTCACATTTACTGACTTATTTACtgacctttgtttttttttggaaggtgtCATGGGATGTTTGGAACACTGGAAGGTGTCATGGGATGTTAAGTGAGAAACATGagtaatatttttgtctaagaaaaCAAGTATGTTTTGGTTATTCAAACAAGATTTTTAAATTATAGCTTGTGAACAATatataatttctctctctcagctacTATATGCCAGTTTTCACAATGtgacaactaataataataataataataataataataataataataataataataataataataataatgggggcacggtggcttgtggttagcacgttcgcctcacacctccagggttgggggttcgattcccgcctccaccttgtatgtgtggagtttgggaaacccctgtgcctcgggggtttcctccgggtactccggtttcctcccccggtccaaagacatgcatggtaggttgattggcatctctgaaaaattgtccgtagtgtgtgattgcgtgagtgaatgagagtgtgtgtgtgccctgcgatgggttggcactccgtccagggtgtatcctgccttgatgcccgatgacgcctgagataggcacaggctccccgtgacccgaggtagttcagataagcggtagaaaatgagtgagtgagtgagtgagtgaataccaatactgtatatatgttttgtATTCTGTTTTACTTATTTCCCTAAATTatattatgatgattattacatcatttattcttttaatcgatttaaatatttatgtaagtGGACTGGACTTATTAAGTAAACATACTCGAGTTCTATAGAACAATTGCAAAAACCCAGTTTGAAACTACCTCACTATTGCCATCATGTGTCCTTCTTGTGTTACTGCAGTCTCTTATAATTTAGATGTTCAGGTAATGCAGTCTTCATGAccatctctctatctccctgTACGTATTAATCAAACAACCATGCTTCCTCAATTAATTCTTagatacacacacttttttttttacttcgtGAGGCTTTCTGGACACATCTAAAGTTGAACTGAGCCATTTTAAGATTGAAATGTTTGGTCAAACATGATCATTTGTTTTGTATAGTATGAGGTAACTATTAAGAACAAGGAAGTACTAGTTTTATGTACAAAATGTTTGTTGGTAGTTGGAAAGTCAAACACTACATAACAGAACATTAatggtgttatttttattgtctcacCCATCTGTGTTTTGCTGATAGTGTCAGAATCTGTTACTTGGTCCAACCAATGACTGAGTGCTTGTGGTTACAGCCTGATACTTACACAAGCAAAATCTGCAAAACTGCTGTAAAACTGCAACACAATACCCTTTTTGGAATGTAGTATCAAAGACAAACTgctctatatatgtatattctaCTGATTTATAAATCTACTTTGTAATTACAAAGGTTAttaatcaatattaatattaataaggcATGTTGGTACACAATTAATAAGTACATAAGATACCAAAGTTTCACATACTACCAagcaaaaataatcaataaagaaTTATGAAATGGAGGATTTTCAGGTAGGAGAGgttttaaattcataaatatgTCTTTCATACATCTTAACATAATCAATCATAAAGCAAATCATACAACATATTGAggaatcattttattattgcCCAAACATTATCTAACACTGGTGTTAATACTATAATATAGCTTAATTCaaagaaatatattattatatggtATTGTTGGAGAAAACCATCGTATGGGCTTAAAAACAGCTCAGAAGGCAagcaatgaaacaaacaaacaaatgaaatgtacTAGTTTCCAATCTCAAGTCTTACACACCGCTGTATTTAATTCACTGCCcttgttttatttgaatataccacattttaatatttttaaatcatatctTCAAATGGGCAAATAATAAACCATTATCCATATAATTATAGCAAGAataattgattaatttatttgtataaattaattaatattggtctaaaaatgaaaatgaaaacccacattattattacatttacggcatttagcagacacccttaacc
It includes:
- the pdk2a gene encoding pyruvate dehydrogenase (acetyl-transferring) kinase isozyme 2, mitochondrial yields the protein MRFVRFIMKNSALASVPKHIEHFSKFSPSPLSMKQFLDFGSTNACEKTSFVFLRQELPVRLSNIMKEINLLPDRLLTTPSVQMVHGWYVQSLMEILEFLDKSPTDHRVLGEFVETLVNIRNRHNDVVPTMAQGVIEYKEAFGQDPLTNQNIQYFLDRFYTSRISIRMLINQHTLIFDGTTNPVHPNTIGCIDPHCQVADVIKDAYESAKMLCDQYYLSSPDLVLQEQNTNNMNMQISIVYVPSHLYHMLFELFKNAMRATIENHKEGSNLPPIEVMVAIGGEDLSIKMSDRGGGVPFRKMENLFSYMYSTAPTPQIGQHRTPLAGFGYGLPITRLYAKYFQGDLQLYSMEGYGTDAVIHLRALSTDSVERLPVYNKTALRNYKVSQGADDWCVPSREPLDLAVFRLAK